A region from the Sandaracinus amylolyticus genome encodes:
- a CDS encoding HD domain-containing protein: MQQVVDFILEIDKLKGVTRKVRPLGLDRYENPAEHSWHIAMLASSLAPYADPGVDLSRVIAMLLVHDLGEIDAGDTFFFAESAGTKAKERACVERIVSLLPDPQRSSFLALWIELDEGETPEARFANAVDRAMPVLLNLANDGQSWRENGVSHEQVVRRVGPPIHAGCPALWAYLEARLDDANARGWFGAR; encoded by the coding sequence ATGCAGCAGGTCGTCGACTTCATCCTCGAGATCGACAAGCTCAAGGGCGTCACCCGCAAGGTCCGCCCGCTCGGGCTCGATCGCTACGAGAACCCCGCCGAGCACAGCTGGCACATCGCGATGCTCGCGTCGTCGCTCGCGCCCTACGCCGATCCCGGCGTCGACCTCTCGCGCGTGATCGCGATGCTGCTCGTGCACGACCTCGGCGAGATCGACGCCGGCGACACGTTCTTCTTCGCCGAGTCCGCGGGCACGAAGGCGAAGGAGCGCGCGTGCGTCGAGCGCATCGTCTCGCTGCTGCCCGACCCGCAGCGCTCGTCGTTCCTCGCGCTGTGGATCGAGCTCGACGAGGGCGAGACGCCCGAGGCGCGCTTCGCGAACGCGGTCGATCGCGCGATGCCGGTGCTCCTCAACCTCGCGAACGACGGCCAGAGCTGGCGCGAGAACGGCGTGAGCCACGAGCAGGTCGTGCGGCGCGTCGGTCCGCCGATCCACGCGGGATGCCCGGCGCTCTGGGCGTACCTCGAGGCGCGGCTCGACGACGCGAACGCGCGCGGCTGGTTCGGCGCGCGCTGA
- a CDS encoding radical SAM/SPASM domain-containing protein, which translates to MTHGSIRDPRVTPIGETGLRYVVWELTLRCDLACRHCGSRAGKAREDELSTDEALDVVRQLASMGAREVVLIGGEAYLRDDWTIVARAIADAGMRCAMVSGGRGLDATRARAAREAGVASVSISIDGIGATHDVQRGLDGAFESARVAMRNLRDAGVTLQANTQVNRLSYPELDAILDLLVEERATGWQLAMTVPMGRAADRPDWLLQPHELLEVYPKLAALAERGARHGVLFFPGNNIGYFGPHEATLRGRGITDDVAWGGCIAGKHAMGIESDGSIKGCPSLPSADWVGGTAREASLREIWEQTRELRYVRDRELPGALWGECARCYYASVCGGGCTWTAHTFFGRPGNNPYCHHRALEMRARGERERLVRVEAAPGAPFDHGRWEIVVEPWVEGEGVARVERPSKRLRVL; encoded by the coding sequence GTGACGCACGGCTCGATCCGTGATCCCCGCGTCACGCCGATCGGCGAGACCGGGCTGCGCTACGTCGTCTGGGAGCTGACGCTGCGCTGCGATCTCGCGTGCCGCCACTGCGGCTCACGCGCAGGCAAGGCGCGCGAGGACGAGCTCTCGACCGACGAGGCGCTCGACGTGGTGCGACAGCTCGCGTCGATGGGCGCGCGCGAGGTCGTGCTCATCGGAGGTGAGGCCTATCTGCGCGACGACTGGACGATCGTCGCGCGCGCGATCGCCGACGCGGGGATGCGCTGCGCGATGGTCTCCGGCGGGCGCGGCCTCGATGCGACGCGAGCGCGCGCCGCGCGCGAGGCGGGCGTCGCGTCGGTGTCGATCTCGATCGACGGGATCGGCGCCACGCACGACGTGCAGCGCGGGCTCGACGGCGCGTTCGAGTCGGCGCGCGTCGCGATGCGCAACCTGCGTGACGCCGGGGTCACGCTGCAGGCGAACACGCAGGTGAACCGCCTCTCGTACCCCGAGCTCGACGCGATCCTCGATCTGCTGGTCGAAGAGCGCGCGACCGGGTGGCAGCTCGCGATGACGGTGCCGATGGGGCGCGCGGCCGATCGGCCCGACTGGTTGCTCCAGCCGCACGAGCTGCTCGAGGTGTACCCGAAGCTCGCGGCGCTCGCCGAGCGCGGCGCGCGCCACGGCGTGCTCTTCTTCCCGGGGAACAACATCGGCTACTTCGGGCCCCACGAAGCGACGCTGCGCGGGCGCGGCATCACCGACGACGTCGCGTGGGGCGGGTGCATCGCGGGCAAACACGCGATGGGCATCGAGTCCGACGGATCGATCAAGGGATGCCCGTCGCTCCCGAGCGCCGACTGGGTCGGCGGCACGGCGCGCGAGGCGAGCCTTCGCGAGATCTGGGAGCAGACGCGCGAGCTGCGGTACGTGCGAGATCGCGAGCTCCCGGGCGCGCTCTGGGGCGAGTGCGCGCGCTGCTACTACGCGAGCGTGTGCGGCGGTGGCTGCACCTGGACCGCGCACACGTTCTTCGGGCGCCCGGGCAACAACCCGTACTGCCACCACCGCGCGCTCGAGATGCGCGCGCGAGGCGAGCGAGAGCGCTTGGTGCGCGTGGAGGCGGCGCCGGGCGCGCCGTTCGATCACGGGCGCTGGGAGATCGTCGTCGAGCCGTGGGTCGAGGGCGAAGGCGTCGCGCGCGTCGAGCGTCCCTCGAAGCGCCTGCGCGTGCTCTGA
- a CDS encoding NADase-type glycan-binding domain-containing protein translates to MLRRAGWLGVFAVLVVASTASAQTASVDLLRAVGTELAVSSAYRDQRAQVERLVDGDPTTAWNSRTGDLVGAWIEARVPADAEVTGIALVPGFARPGGATDLFTGNHRVARIRVLREGIEVGSFAVANASPQLVTIPVRGAGGVWRIEIVELTPGTRADWRETCVSELQILGRAPSMAPGTRMPRVAIGTLPAAAAPPVVDPVALERSQRRDVAWMVSAWRELQSSYFSFAQDTGEPQPDPETIRETERQRAAILRRITELVEPVDPARADAIRIAGGHRLEGVAWRWEPTVLADLDALGAALDVVAARIGTDEARCRSARAQAEIRLVRVAGLARLASYFDEIDQSMEESVGRDAIRRSRSLEADAEALEPLAEEWARNSRGVATRLSRRSAPTTERAAADWTALLAQLAIARTACGWPSQ, encoded by the coding sequence ATGCTGCGGCGCGCAGGGTGGCTGGGAGTGTTCGCGGTGCTCGTCGTCGCGAGCACCGCATCGGCGCAGACGGCCTCCGTCGATCTCCTCCGTGCGGTCGGCACCGAGCTCGCCGTGTCGTCGGCGTATCGCGATCAACGCGCGCAGGTGGAGCGTCTGGTCGACGGCGACCCGACCACGGCGTGGAATTCGCGCACCGGAGACCTCGTCGGCGCGTGGATCGAAGCCCGCGTTCCTGCCGACGCCGAGGTCACGGGCATCGCGCTCGTGCCCGGGTTCGCGCGTCCGGGCGGCGCGACGGATCTGTTCACGGGCAACCATCGCGTCGCGCGCATCCGCGTGCTGCGCGAGGGCATCGAGGTCGGCAGCTTCGCGGTCGCGAACGCGAGCCCGCAGCTCGTCACGATCCCGGTGCGCGGCGCGGGCGGCGTGTGGCGCATCGAGATCGTCGAGCTCACGCCCGGCACGCGCGCGGACTGGCGCGAGACCTGTGTCTCGGAGCTGCAGATCCTCGGGCGCGCACCGTCGATGGCGCCGGGCACGCGCATGCCGCGTGTCGCGATCGGCACCCTGCCCGCGGCCGCTGCGCCGCCGGTGGTCGATCCCGTCGCGCTCGAGCGCTCGCAGCGGCGCGACGTCGCGTGGATGGTGAGCGCGTGGCGCGAGCTGCAGTCGTCGTACTTCTCGTTCGCCCAGGACACCGGAGAGCCTCAGCCCGACCCCGAGACGATCCGCGAGACCGAGCGCCAGCGCGCCGCGATCCTGCGGCGGATCACCGAGCTCGTGGAGCCGGTGGACCCGGCGCGCGCCGACGCGATCCGCATCGCGGGCGGGCATCGGCTCGAGGGCGTCGCGTGGCGCTGGGAGCCGACGGTGCTCGCCGATCTCGACGCGCTCGGTGCCGCGCTCGACGTGGTGGCGGCGCGGATCGGCACCGACGAAGCGCGCTGCCGGAGCGCGCGTGCGCAAGCGGAGATCCGGCTCGTGCGGGTCGCGGGCCTCGCGCGGCTCGCGAGCTACTTCGACGAGATCGATCAATCCATGGAAGAGAGCGTGGGGCGCGACGCGATCCGGAGGAGCCGCAGCCTCGAGGCCGACGCCGAGGCGCTGGAGCCGCTCGCCGAGGAGTGGGCACGCAACTCGCGCGGCGTGGCGACGCGCTTGTCGCGACGCAGCGCTCCCACCACCGAGCGCGCAGCAGCGGACTGGACCGCGCTGCTCGCGCAGCTCGCGATCGCGCGCACGGCGTGCGGCTGGCCGAGCCAGTAG
- a CDS encoding class I SAM-dependent methyltransferase, whose amino-acid sequence MTLPPLRTSIGEIPLHEYRLTLGDRTWSFLHTGAVVTLEDEQRFLERERDRLPYGVMLWPASIALAHDVLTRAGELRGKRVLELGAGTGVPGIVAASLGARVLQTDRNDVALHVCGMNAERNRVSGIEVRSADWETFTSDEPFDVILGSDVLYATTMHDRLRAICEAHLAPGGVVLFSDPFRAQSLPVLEAMDAEGWRAGLAKWSIAVESGTRTIAVYELSRR is encoded by the coding sequence GTGACCCTGCCCCCGCTGCGCACGTCCATCGGCGAGATCCCGCTCCACGAGTACCGCCTGACGCTCGGTGATCGCACCTGGTCGTTCCTCCACACCGGCGCGGTCGTCACGCTCGAGGACGAGCAGCGCTTCCTCGAGCGGGAGCGAGATCGGCTGCCCTACGGCGTGATGCTGTGGCCGGCGTCGATCGCGCTCGCGCACGACGTGCTCACGCGCGCGGGCGAGCTGCGCGGCAAGCGCGTGCTCGAGCTCGGCGCGGGCACGGGCGTGCCGGGGATCGTCGCGGCGTCGCTCGGAGCGCGGGTGCTGCAGACGGATCGCAACGACGTCGCGCTGCACGTCTGCGGGATGAACGCGGAGCGCAACCGCGTGTCGGGCATCGAGGTGCGCAGCGCGGACTGGGAGACGTTCACGAGCGACGAGCCGTTCGACGTGATCCTCGGCAGCGACGTGCTCTACGCGACGACGATGCACGATCGACTGCGCGCGATCTGCGAGGCGCACCTCGCGCCCGGCGGCGTCGTGCTGTTCTCCGATCCGTTCCGCGCGCAGAGCCTGCCGGTGCTGGAGGCGATGGACGCGGAGGGGTGGCGCGCGGGGCTCGCGAAGTGGTCGATCGCGGTCGAGAGCGGGACGCGAACGATCGCGGTGTACGAGCTGTCGCGTCGTTAG
- a CDS encoding TlpA family protein disulfide reductase, whose translation MLTRPLVSGLLSGVMVIAAASLPPLASRAQDATPSASTPSPVVDATLDSMRGGRRSLSAERGRRVIVLFYEDRPHVELNDAFKGELLRFVSDNHLGERVVPYGVANLGDVGAVPQTLVRSMIQPLVDRWGIDILLDWEGVMRRAPFSFRTNAANTAIVDREGRIVYRHAGRMEEAQRREFYRALRGALR comes from the coding sequence ATGCTCACGCGCCCTCTCGTCTCCGGTCTTCTGTCCGGCGTGATGGTGATCGCCGCCGCGAGCCTTCCGCCCCTTGCTTCTCGTGCCCAGGACGCCACGCCTTCGGCGTCCACGCCGTCGCCCGTCGTCGACGCGACGCTCGACTCGATGCGAGGCGGGCGACGCTCGCTGAGCGCCGAGCGCGGTCGTCGCGTCATCGTGCTCTTCTACGAAGATCGCCCGCACGTCGAGCTCAACGACGCGTTCAAGGGCGAGCTGCTGCGCTTCGTCAGCGACAACCACCTCGGCGAGCGCGTCGTCCCGTACGGCGTCGCGAACCTCGGTGACGTCGGCGCGGTGCCGCAGACGCTGGTGCGCTCGATGATCCAGCCGCTCGTCGATCGCTGGGGCATCGACATCCTGCTCGACTGGGAGGGCGTGATGCGGCGGGCGCCGTTCTCGTTCCGCACCAACGCGGCGAACACGGCGATCGTCGATCGCGAGGGGCGCATCGTGTACCGGCACGCCGGGCGGATGGAGGAGGCGCAGCGGCGCGAGTTCTACCGCGCGCTGCGCGGCGCGTTGCGCTGA
- a CDS encoding FHA domain-containing protein produces MSEARGSVVVVGRAADCDVRLDEPTVSSRHARLHWDGAHVLVEDLESQNGTWVAGQRVSRAKVRPGDEVVLGGAALPWSHPALATLLRRGRTDTITATLTGRLYECGRCGTRGFLPRTIRRAEIQCSACGATLELGQAKQQTSLGVRVLNAALLTAIVGVVIGVVVFGRERIAGAVRQVGKETGVAAAVASGGEDETYEAPVGSPQEGAVRAGPRANVVSAIDPTDATTRNFAARVAARSQGPFNVGQVAAIWSDVRARWSYVNDPRGNEYFARASETITNEMVGDCDDFAILLTSTVEAIGGDARVVMSDGDRGGHAYAEVCVPGEPEQVVRDLQAHYRRERSRTRVRRVHYRSDATCAVWLNLDWSAEVPGGPYGREVWAVAIHPDGKTETLAPAAGETE; encoded by the coding sequence ATGAGCGAGGCCCGCGGTTCGGTCGTGGTGGTCGGTCGCGCCGCCGACTGCGACGTTCGCCTCGACGAGCCGACCGTCTCGTCGCGCCACGCGCGCTTGCACTGGGACGGCGCGCACGTCCTGGTGGAGGATCTCGAGAGCCAGAACGGCACGTGGGTCGCGGGACAGCGCGTCTCGCGCGCGAAGGTGCGCCCCGGCGACGAGGTCGTCCTCGGCGGCGCCGCGCTCCCCTGGTCGCACCCCGCGCTCGCGACGCTCCTGCGTCGTGGCCGCACCGACACCATCACCGCCACGCTCACCGGGCGCCTCTACGAGTGCGGTCGCTGCGGCACGCGCGGGTTCCTCCCACGGACGATCCGCCGCGCCGAGATCCAGTGCAGCGCGTGCGGCGCGACCCTCGAGCTCGGCCAGGCGAAGCAGCAGACGAGCCTCGGCGTCCGCGTGCTCAACGCGGCGCTCCTCACCGCGATCGTCGGCGTCGTGATCGGCGTCGTGGTGTTCGGTCGCGAGCGCATCGCGGGCGCGGTGCGCCAGGTCGGCAAGGAGACCGGCGTCGCGGCCGCCGTCGCGAGCGGCGGCGAGGACGAGACCTACGAGGCGCCGGTGGGCAGCCCGCAGGAGGGCGCGGTGCGCGCCGGCCCGCGCGCCAACGTCGTCTCCGCGATCGACCCGACCGACGCGACGACCCGCAACTTCGCCGCGCGTGTCGCGGCGCGGTCGCAGGGCCCGTTCAACGTCGGTCAGGTCGCCGCGATCTGGTCCGACGTGCGCGCGCGCTGGAGCTACGTGAACGACCCGCGCGGCAACGAGTACTTCGCGCGCGCGAGCGAGACGATCACGAACGAGATGGTCGGCGACTGCGACGACTTCGCGATCCTGCTGACGTCGACGGTCGAGGCGATCGGCGGCGACGCGCGCGTCGTGATGAGCGACGGCGATCGCGGCGGTCACGCGTACGCCGAGGTCTGCGTGCCCGGCGAGCCCGAGCAGGTCGTGCGCGATCTGCAGGCGCACTATCGCCGCGAGCGCTCGCGCACCCGCGTGCGGCGCGTGCACTACCGGAGCGACGCGACGTGCGCGGTGTGGCTCAACCTCGACTGGAGCGCCGAGGTCCCCGGCGGGCCCTACGGCCGCGAGGTGTGGGCGGTCGCGATCCACCCCGACGGCAAGACCGAGACGCTCGCGCCCGCCGCCGGCGAGACGGAGTAG
- a CDS encoding PQQ-binding-like beta-propeller repeat protein, translating to MHRENADERSILVVAGNAEICGYERATGRLLWKHELTTKILGMTAKLGGAVDLEIRAGRVYVTSRQAILCLDYRTGTKIGEVKLASSSLRPTLLVDGDHLYVASSTTIECFTMNGERVWGVQRDGMFGSDGFALGFPGNIRQGDERGDG from the coding sequence ATGCACCGAGAGAACGCGGACGAGCGCTCGATCCTGGTCGTCGCGGGCAACGCCGAGATCTGCGGGTACGAGCGCGCGACCGGCAGGCTCCTGTGGAAGCACGAGCTCACCACGAAGATCCTCGGCATGACCGCGAAGCTCGGCGGCGCCGTCGATCTCGAGATCCGCGCCGGCCGCGTGTACGTCACGAGCCGTCAGGCGATCCTCTGCCTCGACTACCGCACCGGCACGAAGATCGGCGAGGTGAAGCTCGCGTCGTCGTCGCTGCGCCCGACCTTGCTCGTCGACGGCGATCACCTCTACGTCGCGTCGAGCACGACGATCGAGTGCTTCACGATGAACGGCGAGCGCGTGTGGGGCGTGCAGCGCGACGGCATGTTCGGCAGCGACGGCTTCGCGCTCGGCTTCCCCGGCAACATCCGCCAGGGCGACGAGCGCGGCGACGGCTGA
- a CDS encoding AEC family transporter — MSLAVSLASLLLPVALGAIAGRARIFDDPARAIDALNRFALHLAFPALVAVSLSDPHTSIAHRPAFLAIVPLSLVVTLAIVRAIGRALGGPAQNETGTVALVVAFGNTAYLGLPYVDAVLGRAVLGTAAVAVAIHVACAMTLGPLLLARWSGGGEGQGRAAMKRVAKQPLLWSPLIGLALRALPSAVLEPLRATFDPIGDTAAPVSMVLLGLYLFTNRASLRADASVAAHVGARIVLVPLVTLAMALPALSLHWIDAEEARVLLLLAAMPAAITTFSMAFEQGIGSERVAAAIVASTLASALTLPLFTALALAFVG, encoded by the coding sequence GTGTCGCTCGCCGTCTCGCTCGCGTCGCTCCTGCTGCCGGTCGCGCTCGGCGCGATCGCAGGTCGGGCGCGCATCTTCGACGATCCGGCGCGCGCGATCGACGCGCTGAACCGCTTCGCGCTCCACCTCGCGTTCCCGGCGCTGGTCGCGGTCTCGCTGTCCGATCCGCACACCTCGATCGCGCACCGACCGGCGTTCCTCGCGATCGTCCCGCTCTCGCTCGTCGTGACGCTCGCGATCGTGCGCGCGATCGGCCGCGCTCTCGGCGGGCCTGCGCAGAACGAGACCGGCACCGTCGCGCTCGTCGTCGCGTTCGGCAACACCGCGTACCTCGGCCTGCCCTACGTCGACGCGGTGCTCGGCCGCGCGGTGCTCGGCACGGCGGCGGTCGCGGTCGCGATCCACGTCGCGTGCGCGATGACGCTCGGCCCGCTGCTGCTCGCGCGCTGGAGCGGCGGCGGCGAAGGGCAGGGCCGCGCCGCGATGAAGCGCGTCGCCAAGCAGCCCCTGCTCTGGTCGCCGCTGATCGGGCTCGCGCTGCGCGCGCTGCCGAGCGCGGTGCTCGAGCCGCTGCGCGCGACGTTCGATCCGATCGGCGACACCGCGGCGCCGGTCTCGATGGTCCTGCTCGGCCTCTATCTCTTCACGAACCGCGCGAGCCTCCGCGCCGACGCGAGCGTCGCGGCGCACGTGGGCGCGCGCATCGTGCTGGTCCCGCTGGTGACGCTCGCGATGGCGCTCCCCGCGCTCTCGCTCCACTGGATCGACGCCGAGGAGGCGCGCGTGCTGCTGCTCCTCGCCGCGATGCCGGCCGCGATCACCACGTTCTCGATGGCGTTCGAGCAGGGGATCGGCAGCGAGCGCGTCGCCGCCGCGATCGTCGCCTCGACCCTGGCCTCCGCGCTCACCCTGCCGCTCTTCACCGCGCTCGCGCTGGCCTTCGTCGGCTGA
- a CDS encoding two-component system sensor histidine kinase NtrB, whose product MRFASSFEPTARLLQAVLGGVPDAIFVKDRERRYVLVNDSFVALAGRPAEEILGALDVQILDSGLAERYAGSDAIVLERGEAVQVEDERYVDGEGVAHYLATTKVPLRDETGEIAYVLGIVHDLSRAKSAEEALRVANEELERRVEERTDALRGAQQALLRKERLAVLGQLAGGLAHQIRNPLAAITNAASVLKRRLGDAADADVQAALAVIREEVWEANRIITDLLDYARIRPPSLAPVAVGPLIESALALARPQDGLKVEQHIDASLSAWIDERQMRDALGNVIRNAVEAMPDGGRLTIEAAAEGEEVLIAVEDTGPGLTRGSLTYLFEPLVTSKPLGLGLGLATAKALIENQSGTIRVSSAGDGNGARFEIRVPRAPADG is encoded by the coding sequence TTGCGATTCGCATCGAGCTTCGAGCCGACCGCGCGCCTCCTGCAGGCGGTGCTCGGGGGCGTGCCCGATGCGATCTTCGTGAAGGATCGCGAGCGACGGTACGTGCTGGTGAACGACTCGTTCGTCGCGCTCGCGGGCAGGCCGGCGGAGGAGATCCTCGGCGCGCTCGACGTGCAGATCCTCGACTCCGGGCTCGCCGAGCGGTACGCGGGCAGCGATGCGATCGTGCTCGAGCGCGGCGAGGCGGTGCAGGTCGAGGACGAGCGCTACGTCGACGGCGAAGGTGTGGCCCATTACCTCGCGACGACGAAGGTGCCGCTGCGCGACGAGACGGGCGAGATCGCGTACGTGCTCGGGATCGTGCACGACCTCTCGCGCGCGAAGAGCGCCGAGGAGGCGCTGCGCGTCGCGAACGAGGAGCTCGAGCGTCGCGTGGAGGAGCGCACCGACGCGCTGCGCGGCGCGCAGCAGGCGCTGCTGCGCAAGGAGCGGCTCGCGGTGCTCGGTCAGCTCGCGGGCGGGCTCGCGCACCAGATCCGCAACCCGCTCGCGGCGATCACGAACGCGGCGAGCGTGCTCAAGCGACGGCTCGGCGACGCCGCCGACGCCGACGTGCAGGCCGCGCTCGCGGTGATCCGCGAAGAGGTCTGGGAGGCGAACCGGATCATCACGGATCTGCTCGACTACGCGCGCATCCGTCCGCCCTCGCTCGCGCCGGTCGCGGTCGGTCCGCTCATCGAGTCGGCGCTCGCGCTGGCGCGACCTCAGGACGGGCTGAAGGTGGAGCAGCACATCGACGCGAGCCTGTCCGCGTGGATCGACGAGCGTCAGATGCGCGATGCGCTCGGCAACGTGATCCGCAACGCGGTCGAGGCGATGCCCGACGGCGGGCGCCTGACGATCGAGGCGGCCGCGGAGGGCGAAGAAGTGCTGATCGCGGTCGAGGACACGGGCCCCGGGCTCACGCGCGGATCGCTCACGTACCTCTTCGAGCCGCTGGTCACGAGCAAGCCGCTCGGCCTCGGCCTCGGTCTCGCGACCGCGAAGGCGCTCATCGAGAACCAGAGCGGGACGATCCGCGTGTCGAGCGCGGGCGACGGCAACGGCGCGCGCTTCGAGATCCGCGTGCCGCGCGCGCCCGCCGACGGGTGA
- a CDS encoding SelT/SelW/SelH family protein codes for MSDARPTVRIHYCTQCRWLARAAWIAQELLTTFPTQIDVLLAPGTGGVFEVSMSGELLFSRKDAGRFPEPKELKQAIRDRIDPDRDLGHSDR; via the coding sequence ATGAGCGACGCGCGTCCGACGGTGCGCATCCACTACTGCACGCAGTGTCGCTGGCTCGCGCGCGCGGCGTGGATCGCGCAGGAGCTGCTCACGACGTTCCCCACGCAGATCGACGTGCTGCTCGCGCCGGGCACCGGCGGCGTCTTCGAGGTCTCGATGAGCGGCGAGCTGCTCTTCTCGCGCAAGGACGCGGGCCGCTTCCCCGAGCCGAAGGAGCTCAAGCAGGCGATCCGCGATCGCATCGATCCCGATCGCGACCTCGGCCACTCCGATCGTTGA
- a CDS encoding PD40 domain-containing protein: protein MTAVVLAVGCGKLGYEPQEDERCTAELALVGPVPGVNVVGTDDWAPFVTNDGLALYFASWRAGGAGSSDLWVARRSDVRSAFGAAELVAGVNDADFQSAPALGPDGTLYFLAHSPHVTSEFDVWSATPGGGTTFVAPDSLGDLSANGSETDVELSRDGLTAFVASWRGGGESSNLWIATRPALDEPFEPLERIDELNTTYAESSMTISPDGLELVFASDRPGGAGGLDLWIARRPSVHAPFGEPLNLTALNSTSDDSKPSFSPDGATLYFNHAADEDGGDDADIWLATRCAPR, encoded by the coding sequence GTGACCGCCGTCGTGCTCGCAGTCGGCTGCGGCAAGCTCGGGTACGAGCCGCAGGAAGACGAGCGCTGCACGGCCGAGCTCGCGCTCGTGGGTCCAGTGCCGGGGGTCAACGTCGTCGGCACCGACGACTGGGCACCCTTCGTGACGAACGACGGGCTCGCGCTCTACTTCGCGTCGTGGCGCGCAGGCGGCGCGGGCAGCTCGGATCTCTGGGTCGCGCGACGATCGGACGTGCGCTCGGCGTTCGGCGCGGCCGAGCTCGTCGCGGGCGTGAACGACGCGGACTTCCAGTCCGCGCCCGCGCTCGGGCCCGATGGAACGCTCTACTTCCTCGCGCACTCGCCGCACGTCACGAGCGAGTTCGACGTGTGGAGCGCGACGCCCGGTGGAGGCACGACGTTCGTCGCGCCCGACTCGCTCGGTGATCTGAGCGCGAACGGCAGCGAGACCGACGTCGAGCTCTCGCGCGATGGGCTCACCGCGTTCGTCGCGAGCTGGCGCGGTGGTGGCGAGAGCTCGAACCTCTGGATCGCCACGAGGCCCGCGCTCGACGAGCCGTTCGAGCCCCTCGAGCGCATCGACGAGCTGAACACGACCTACGCGGAGAGCTCGATGACGATCTCGCCCGACGGGCTGGAGCTCGTGTTCGCGTCGGATCGCCCCGGTGGCGCGGGAGGGCTCGACCTCTGGATCGCGCGGCGTCCGAGCGTCCACGCGCCCTTCGGCGAGCCGTTGAACCTGACCGCGCTCAACTCGACGAGCGACGACTCGAAGCCGTCGTTCTCGCCCGACGGCGCGACGCTCTACTTCAACCACGCGGCCGACGAGGACGGCGGCGACGACGCCGACATCTGGCTCGCGACGCGCTGCGCACCGCGTTGA